A genomic stretch from Fusobacterium simiae includes:
- a CDS encoding LrgB family protein: MNNTIHNILFSPFFGIVLSLATYLIGKYLFQKTKSIFCNPLLIGIILSITFLMTLNIPFEAYDKGGTILKMLISPIESIIIGIALYEQIQILKKNWFPIVVSTVVGSAFAITIVFILGKFSKLSSDLFYATLPKSVTTAIALDIGSKFGWDSSLITMMTVTTGVIGAVIAPFVVKFIKSPVAKGLGIGTASHAVGMAKAIEMGEIEGAMSGLALSLAAISTSFVIPILLLLIN, encoded by the coding sequence ATGAATAATACGATTCACAACATTCTTTTTAGTCCATTTTTTGGAATTGTTTTATCATTAGCTACTTATTTAATAGGAAAATATCTTTTTCAAAAAACAAAATCTATTTTTTGTAATCCTTTACTTATTGGAATTATCTTATCTATTACATTTTTAATGACTCTAAATATACCCTTTGAAGCATATGATAAAGGTGGAACAATTTTAAAAATGTTAATTAGTCCTATTGAAAGTATCATTATAGGAATAGCATTATATGAACAAATTCAAATATTAAAAAAAAATTGGTTTCCTATTGTTGTATCAACAGTTGTAGGAAGTGCTTTTGCAATAACTATAGTTTTTATTTTAGGAAAATTTTCAAAACTCTCTTCAGATCTCTTTTACGCTACCTTACCAAAATCTGTAACAACTGCAATAGCACTTGATATTGGTTCAAAGTTTGGCTGGGATAGTTCCTTAATCACTATGATGACAGTAACAACAGGAGTAATAGGAGCAGTAATTGCACCATTTGTAGTAAAATTTATTAAATCACCAGTAGCAAAAGGTTTAGGAATAGGAACAGCAAGTCATGCTGTAGGAATGGCAAAAGCTATAGAAATGGGAGAAATTGAAGGTGCTATGAGTGGATTAGCACTTAGTTTAGCAGCTATATCTACATCTTTTGTTATTCCAATTTTATTATTATTAATTAACTGA
- a CDS encoding homocysteine S-methyltransferase family protein yields MFEFEKELKRRILVLDGAMGTVLQKYQLPPEDFNGAKGCYEILNETRPDIIFEVHKKYIEAGADIIETNSFNCNAISLKDYHLEEKVYDLAKKSAEIARDAVKESGKKVYIFGSVGPTNKSLSFPVGDVPFKRAVSFDEMKKVIKVQVAGLIDGGVDGILLETIFDGLTAKAALLATEEVFEEKNIKLPISISATVNKQGKLLTGQSIESLIVALDRDSVTSFGFNCSFGAKDLVPLVIKIKEMTTKFVSLHANAGLPNQNGDYIETAQKMRDDLLPLIENQAINILGGCCGTSYDHIRAIAELVKEQKPRVLPKENLLETCLSGNEIYNFKDKFTCVGERNNISGSKMFRTMIEEHNYLKALEVARQQIDAGAKILDINVDDAILNSVEEMKNFLRVLQNDSFIAKVPIMIDSSDFAVIEEGLKNTAGKAIVNSISLKEGPEEFLRKAKIIRKYGAAVIVMAFDEKGQGVSAERKIEICQRAYDLLKSIGVKNSDIVFDPNILSVGTGQEANRYHAREFIKTVDYIHENLKGCGVVGGLSNLSFAFRGNNVLRAAFHHIFLEEAVPRGFNFAILNPKEKAPQWTDEEREKIKSFIFGDSTDVEGLLSLNLIKRKEEAQIFAETPEDKIRKALIQGGSESLQEIIEELLKKYKALEILENILMSAMQEIGRLFEQGELYLPQLIRSASVMNDCVNILTPYLDKVDKSSSKGKILMATVDGDVHDIGKNIVKTVLECNGYEVIDLGVMVPKEKIVKTAKENNVDIVTLSGLISPSLKEMERVADLFHKVGMQIPILIAGAATSKLHTGLKVLPNYDYSLHVTDAMDTITVVSQLLSTKRKDFLETKQNQLRKIAKKYVENNNQTEEKKLLSEIKKTVNYIPKILGKQFLSLPVEILKDDLKWDIALYALRVRNTSEEEKTLNDLKKIYQRLIEEKVEFRAAYGYFRSKKTETFLEIEGITFEISPEFAQYIEKEDYVGAFVVSVNSKLFIDDKYRGLLEILLCNVIAESASEYMEKKVSEDIVPTFLRPAIGYPILPEHSLKKVVFDLVDGERTGAKLSPAFAMSPLSSVCGFYLCNDNAKY; encoded by the coding sequence AGTGGAAAGAAAGTTTATATATTTGGTTCAGTTGGACCTACAAATAAGAGTTTATCTTTTCCTGTAGGAGATGTACCTTTTAAAAGAGCAGTAAGTTTTGATGAAATGAAAAAGGTTATAAAGGTTCAAGTTGCAGGACTTATAGATGGTGGAGTAGATGGAATATTACTAGAAACTATCTTTGATGGTTTAACTGCTAAGGCGGCACTACTTGCAACAGAGGAAGTTTTTGAAGAAAAAAATATAAAATTGCCGATTTCAATTTCAGCCACTGTAAATAAACAAGGAAAATTATTAACAGGTCAAAGTATAGAATCTTTAATAGTAGCTTTGGATAGAGATTCAGTAACTTCATTTGGATTTAACTGTTCATTTGGAGCTAAGGATTTAGTTCCTCTTGTTATAAAAATAAAAGAAATGACAACAAAGTTTGTATCATTACATGCTAATGCAGGTTTACCTAATCAAAATGGAGATTATATTGAAACTGCACAAAAGATGAGAGATGATTTACTACCACTTATAGAAAATCAAGCTATAAATATTTTAGGTGGTTGTTGTGGAACAAGCTATGACCATATAAGAGCAATAGCTGAATTGGTAAAAGAGCAAAAACCAAGAGTTTTACCAAAAGAAAATTTATTAGAAACTTGTTTATCTGGAAATGAAATATATAATTTCAAAGATAAATTTACTTGTGTTGGAGAAAGAAATAATATATCTGGTTCAAAAATGTTTAGAACTATGATAGAAGAACATAATTATCTAAAAGCACTTGAAGTTGCTAGACAACAAATTGATGCAGGAGCAAAAATTTTAGATATAAATGTTGATGATGCCATTTTAAATTCTGTTGAAGAAATGAAAAACTTTTTAAGAGTGTTACAAAATGATAGTTTTATTGCAAAGGTACCTATTATGATAGATTCATCTGATTTTGCTGTTATAGAAGAAGGACTTAAAAATACTGCTGGTAAAGCAATAGTAAACTCTATCAGTTTAAAAGAAGGTCCGGAAGAATTTTTAAGAAAAGCAAAAATTATTAGAAAATATGGAGCAGCAGTAATTGTGATGGCTTTTGATGAAAAAGGACAAGGTGTCAGTGCAGAAAGAAAAATAGAGATATGTCAAAGAGCTTATGATTTATTAAAGAGTATAGGAGTAAAAAATTCTGATATAGTATTTGATCCCAATATTTTAAGTGTTGGAACTGGACAAGAAGCAAACCGCTATCATGCTAGAGAGTTTATAAAAACAGTTGACTATATACATGAGAATTTAAAGGGCTGTGGAGTTGTTGGAGGGTTGAGTAATTTATCCTTTGCTTTTAGAGGGAATAATGTTTTAAGAGCAGCATTTCATCATATTTTCTTAGAAGAAGCAGTACCAAGAGGATTTAATTTTGCTATATTAAACCCAAAAGAAAAGGCTCCTCAATGGACAGATGAAGAAAGAGAAAAAATAAAATCTTTTATATTTGGAGATAGTACAGATGTAGAGGGATTACTTTCATTGAATTTAATTAAGAGAAAGGAAGAGGCACAAATTTTTGCAGAAACTCCTGAGGATAAAATTAGAAAGGCTTTAATTCAAGGTGGAAGTGAATCTTTACAGGAAATTATTGAAGAATTACTAAAAAAATATAAAGCACTTGAAATTTTAGAAAATATATTAATGTCTGCAATGCAGGAAATAGGAAGATTATTTGAGCAAGGGGAGCTTTATTTACCACAGCTTATTCGTTCAGCATCTGTTATGAATGACTGTGTCAATATTTTGACTCCATATTTAGATAAAGTTGATAAATCTTCATCAAAAGGTAAAATTTTAATGGCTACTGTTGATGGAGATGTGCATGATATAGGGAAAAATATAGTTAAAACAGTTTTAGAATGTAATGGCTATGAAGTTATAGATTTGGGAGTTATGGTTCCAAAAGAAAAAATTGTTAAAACTGCAAAAGAAAATAATGTAGACATTGTAACTTTAAGTGGACTTATAAGTCCATCTTTAAAAGAGATGGAAAGAGTTGCAGATTTATTTCATAAAGTTGGAATGCAAATTCCAATTTTAATAGCAGGAGCAGCAACTTCTAAATTACATACAGGTTTAAAGGTTTTACCTAATTATGATTATTCTTTACATGTTACAGATGCAATGGATACAATAACAGTGGTATCTCAACTTCTTTCAACAAAGAGAAAGGATTTTCTTGAAACGAAACAAAATCAACTTCGTAAGATTGCTAAAAAATATGTAGAAAATAATAATCAAACAGAAGAGAAAAAACTTTTATCAGAAATTAAAAAGACGGTTAATTATATACCTAAGATTTTAGGAAAACAATTTTTATCACTTCCTGTTGAAATATTAAAAGATGATTTAAAGTGGGATATTGCTTTATATGCTTTGAGAGTTAGAAACACTTCTGAAGAAGAAAAGACTTTAAATGATTTAAAGAAGATATATCAAAGATTGATAGAAGAAAAAGTTGAGTTTAGAGCGGCTTATGGATATTTTAGAAGCAAGAAAACTGAAACATTCTTAGAAATTGAAGGAATAACTTTTGAAATTTCACCTGAGTTTGCTCAATATATAGAAAAAGAAGATTATGTTGGGGCTTTTGTAGTTTCAGTTAATAGTAAATTATTTATAGATGATAAATATAGGGGGCTTTTAGAAATTTTGCTTTGTAATGTTATAGCTGAAAGTGCTTCAGAATATATGGAGAAAAAAGTATCAGAAGATATTGTTCCAACATTTTTAAGACCGGCAATTGGTTATCCAATTTTACCTGAACACTCTTTGAAAAAAGTTGTATTTGATTTAGTTGATGGAGAAAGAACAGGGGCTAAATTAAGTCCTGCTTTTGCTATGAGTCCTTTAAGTTCTGTATGTGGTTTCTATTTATGTAATGATAATGCTAAATATTGA
- a CDS encoding CidA/LrgA family protein translates to MGQILIILVISLIGQYLSDIISFPIPRTIISSIILFLLLEFKILKVEYFKEVVNISRKHLAFFFLPVGVGIMTQFDSRPIIEYFKVLLIMIFSTFLIMLFTGKLADIIIDIQERILGKSNLNKGDKNE, encoded by the coding sequence ATGGGTCAAATACTAATTATTTTAGTAATATCTCTTATAGGACAATATTTGAGTGATATTATTTCTTTTCCAATTCCAAGAACAATTATTTCATCAATAATATTATTTCTATTATTAGAATTTAAAATATTAAAAGTAGAATATTTTAAGGAAGTAGTAAATATTTCTCGCAAACATTTAGCATTCTTTTTTCTACCAGTGGGTGTAGGAATTATGACTCAATTTGATTCAAGACCAATAATTGAATATTTTAAAGTATTACTTATTATGATATTTAGTACTTTTTTGATTATGTTATTCACAGGAAAGTTAGCTGATATTATTATAGATATTCAAGAAAGAATATTAGGAAAATCTAATTTGAATAAGGGGGATAAAAATGAATAA